One Diospyros lotus cultivar Yz01 chromosome 1, ASM1463336v1, whole genome shotgun sequence genomic window carries:
- the LOC127810047 gene encoding actin-depolymerizing factor 7, which translates to MAVEDDCKLKFLELKAKRNYRFIIFRIEGQQVVVEKLGSPEESYEDFTASLPADECRYAVFDFDFTTDENCQKSKIFFIAWSPDTSKVRMKMVYASSKDRFKRELDGIQVELQATDPSEMSMDIVKARAMI; encoded by the exons ATGGCGGTTGAAGACGACTGTAAACTGAAGTTCTTGGAGCTAAAGGCGAAGAGGAACTACCGCTTCATCATCTTCAGGATCGAGGGCCAACAGGTGGTGGTGGAAAAGCTCGGCAGCCCGGAGGAAAGTTACGAAGACTTCACCGCCTCCCTCCCCGCCGACGAGTGCCGCTACGCCGTCTTCGACTTCGACTTCACCACGGACGAGAATTGCCAGAAGAGCAAGATCTTCTTCATCGCCTG GTCTCCTGATACCTCAAAGGTGAGGATGAAGATGGTGTATGCGAGTTCCAAGGATAGATTCAAGAGGGAGCTTGACGGCATACAGGTTGAGCTGCAGGCAACAGACCCCAGTGAAATGAGCATGGACATTGTAAAAGCTCGAGCGATGATCTGA